One Mauremys reevesii isolate NIE-2019 linkage group 5, ASM1616193v1, whole genome shotgun sequence genomic window carries:
- the LAMTOR3 gene encoding ragulator complex protein LAMTOR3, whose protein sequence is MADDLKRFLYKKLPSVEGLHAILVSDRDGVPVIKVANDNAPEHALRPGFLSTFALATDQGSKLGLSKNKSIICYYNTYQVVQFNRLPLVVSFIASSNANTGLIVSLEKELAPLFEELRQVVEVS, encoded by the exons ATGGCTGAC GACCTGAAAAGGTTTCTGTACAAAAAATTACCAAG TGTTGAAGGTCTTCATGCTATTTTAGTGTCAGACAGAGATGGTGTGCCTGTTATCAAAG TTGCCAATGATAATGCTCCAGAGCATGCACTTAGACCTGGTTTCTTGTCCACCTTTGCACTTGCAACAGACCAGGGCAGCAAACTAGGGCTTTCAAAAAACAAGAGTATCATCTGTTACTACAACACATACCAG GTGGTCCAGTTCAATCGGTTACCTTTGGTAGTAAGTTTCATTGCTAGCAGCAATGCCAATACCG GATTGATCGTCAGCTTAGAGAAAGAACTTGCTCCCTTGTTTGAAGAGTTGAGGCAGGTTGTAGAGGTTTCTTAA